From the Leptospira sp. WS60.C2 genome, one window contains:
- a CDS encoding type II toxin-antitoxin system RelE/ParE family toxin, producing MAYNIQLLEFAEIFLVKLDNKIKAKAFRTIELLKEFGPELREPFSKKIAGFNGLFELRVKQGSNICRFFYFFEKDKIIIITSGFIKKDQKTDRDQLEKAKKLMNQYKGEET from the coding sequence GTGGCATACAACATTCAGCTTCTAGAATTTGCTGAAATTTTTCTTGTAAAATTGGATAACAAAATTAAGGCCAAAGCATTTAGAACTATTGAATTATTAAAAGAATTCGGACCAGAATTAAGGGAACCATTCTCAAAAAAAATTGCTGGATTCAACGGTTTATTTGAATTGAGAGTAAAACAAGGATCCAATATATGCAGATTCTTTTATTTTTTCGAGAAAGATAAAATTATTATTATTACTTCAGGTTTTATTAAAAAAGATCAGAAAACTGACCGTGATCAACTTGAAAAAGCTAAAAAATTAATGAATCAATATAAAGGAGAAGAAACATGA
- a CDS encoding HigA family addiction module antitoxin produces the protein MKNNRIPTPTVAEILKEEFLEPMQITPYKLSKELHVSTSTILDILHGKRKITVDMSLRLSKFFGMSEKFWINLQTDLDIREKKEKLKSKLDSIKTLKLSA, from the coding sequence ATGAAAAATAACAGAATCCCGACTCCAACTGTCGCTGAAATTTTGAAAGAAGAATTTCTTGAACCTATGCAAATCACTCCTTATAAATTATCGAAGGAACTTCACGTATCTACTTCAACAATTTTAGATATTTTACATGGGAAGAGAAAAATAACAGTAGATATGTCATTAAGATTATCTAAGTTTTTTGGTATGTCTGAAAAATTTTGGATAAATTTACAAACTGATCTTGATATTAGAGAGAAAAAAGAAAAATTAAAGAGTAAATTAGACTCTATAAAAACTCTTAAACTATCTGCCTAA
- a CDS encoding YdcF family protein, which produces MLLENHKKITEEELKLANSIWNFLSIRETILKSDLIFVLCSHDLRVAKYAVDLYKKGFANYILFSGGLNFFTKHIFPKSEAESFAELAFKENIPNDVIIIENVSTNTGENIQFSKNILKFLNHKFSNIIAIQKPSMSLRIKLALAKQWNDTNFFISSPNYSIFDAPHSHINLFMIINEIVGDLQRIIEYPKFGFQSETEIPDHIFFAYNSLINQGYNLHLIK; this is translated from the coding sequence ATGCTTCTTGAAAATCACAAAAAAATAACAGAAGAAGAATTAAAATTAGCAAATTCAATATGGAATTTTCTTTCAATTCGAGAAACTATACTGAAGTCGGATTTAATTTTTGTTTTATGTAGTCATGATTTGAGAGTTGCGAAATATGCTGTTGACCTCTACAAAAAAGGTTTTGCTAATTATATTCTTTTTTCAGGTGGTTTAAATTTCTTCACTAAACATATTTTTCCTAAATCAGAAGCTGAATCCTTTGCAGAACTTGCATTCAAAGAAAATATACCTAACGATGTTATAATTATTGAAAATGTATCTACCAATACCGGTGAAAACATTCAATTCTCAAAAAATATTCTCAAATTTCTGAATCATAAATTTAGTAATATCATAGCTATTCAAAAACCTTCCATGTCTTTAAGAATAAAACTAGCATTAGCTAAACAATGGAATGATACAAACTTTTTCATTTCTTCACCAAATTATAGTATTTTTGATGCTCCGCATTCTCATATTAATCTTTTTATGATTATTAATGAAATTGTCGGTGACCTACAGAGGATTATTGAATATCCAAAATTTGGTTTCCAATCAGAAACTGAAATTCCAGATCATATTTTCTTCGCATATAATTCATTAATCAATCAAGGTTACAATTTACATTTAATCAAATGA
- a CDS encoding restriction endonuclease: MKLPTYDEMMNPLLNSLKELGGSGTIDEINEKVFNLMQLPNNILEIPHGDKGSRSEVEYRLAWTRTYLKRAGFLENSSRGIWSLTKASKDLSELNPKDVVNLVRSISKSEKKEKNEIPEFDSNDLDAPEEFQDWRITLKNILFDIKPDAFERLFKRILRESGFHQVEVTGKSGDGGIDGKGIFRIAGFISFNVLFQCKRYRENSITASEIRDFRGALQGRADKGLFVTTSSFTRDAIKEATRDGAPPIDLIDGDALLDKLKELKLGLDIEIVEKIVIKKEWFDSL, from the coding sequence ATGAAATTACCAACATATGATGAAATGATGAATCCTCTATTAAATTCCTTAAAGGAACTTGGAGGATCAGGAACAATTGATGAAATTAATGAAAAAGTCTTCAATTTGATGCAACTTCCAAATAATATTCTCGAGATACCTCATGGAGACAAAGGATCTAGAAGTGAAGTTGAATATCGACTGGCATGGACAAGAACTTATCTGAAAAGAGCTGGATTTTTAGAAAATTCTTCAAGAGGGATATGGTCACTTACAAAAGCCAGCAAAGATCTAAGTGAATTAAATCCGAAAGATGTCGTAAATCTAGTCAGATCTATATCAAAATCAGAGAAAAAAGAGAAAAATGAAATTCCAGAATTTGATAGCAATGATCTTGATGCTCCAGAAGAATTTCAAGATTGGAGAATAACCTTAAAGAATATTCTCTTTGATATAAAGCCAGATGCCTTTGAAAGACTTTTCAAAAGAATTCTTAGAGAATCTGGATTTCACCAAGTTGAAGTTACAGGAAAAAGTGGAGATGGTGGAATTGATGGAAAAGGAATATTTAGAATAGCTGGATTCATTAGCTTTAATGTTTTATTTCAATGTAAAAGATATAGAGAAAATTCTATTACAGCCTCTGAAATCAGAGATTTTCGTGGGGCATTACAAGGAAGAGCAGACAAAGGATTATTTGTAACAACCAGTTCTTTTACTAGAGATGCAATAAAAGAGGCAACAAGAGATGGTGCACCTCCTATTGATTTGATTGATGGAGATGCGTTACTCGATAAATTAAAGGAATTAAAACTTGGATTGGATATCGAAATAGTAGAAAAAATTGTGATAAAAAAAGAGTGGTTTGATTCCCTCTAA
- a CDS encoding SH3 domain-containing protein translates to MKKRNYIYLILIFILLQCKDKIDELEVENISFIRGKNIHLREFPDQKSKSFGFLQGGNKVKIISESNTNTKVGNLIGKWINVNVLSGKLENKTGYVFSNFILDKGVDPMDLINKDVEISKKKEYLLNLKSEFKEYAEDGLYTFNELIDFEILVAECKVRRLENPAGFEDKEALIKNFRLLKSNFNDSDLEKMTSCEFLWADGCGGTDILPYPYASYSDRESIRQIISSLIVESGDMENCYRTSDNKQYCFFVSNNEGRYLIKGICQKFTNNK, encoded by the coding sequence ATGAAAAAAAGAAATTACATTTATTTAATTCTGATTTTTATCCTTCTTCAGTGTAAAGATAAGATCGATGAATTAGAAGTTGAAAATATTTCCTTCATTAGAGGAAAGAATATTCATTTAAGAGAATTTCCAGATCAAAAATCAAAATCTTTTGGATTTTTACAAGGTGGAAATAAAGTCAAAATCATTTCTGAATCAAATACAAATACCAAAGTTGGAAATTTAATAGGAAAGTGGATCAATGTCAATGTTTTGTCGGGAAAATTAGAAAATAAAACAGGTTATGTTTTTAGTAATTTTATCTTGGACAAAGGCGTTGATCCGATGGACCTTATAAATAAAGATGTTGAGATTTCAAAGAAAAAAGAGTATCTCCTAAATTTAAAATCAGAATTTAAAGAATATGCCGAAGATGGTTTATATACTTTCAATGAATTAATCGATTTTGAAATCCTAGTTGCCGAATGTAAAGTCCGAAGATTAGAAAATCCAGCAGGATTTGAAGATAAAGAAGCTTTGATTAAAAATTTTCGACTTTTAAAAAGTAATTTCAATGATTCTGATTTGGAAAAAATGACAAGTTGTGAATTTCTATGGGCAGATGGATGTGGAGGAACAGATATTCTTCCTTATCCTTACGCTTCATATTCAGATAGAGAATCAATAAGACAGATTATTTCAAGTCTTATCGTTGAATCAGGTGATATGGAGAATTGTTATAGAACTTCAGATAATAAACAATATTGCTTCTTTGTTTCTAATAATGAAGGAAGGTATTTAATTAAAGGAATTTGTCAAAAATTCACAAATAACAAATAA
- a CDS encoding YgcG family protein — translation MKITFLFLNLFIGIMLFLQCKENDNSRNSLLVRDEVRILSNEEYGDLSNSILDLKNRLGCEIAILIVDSTGPKTIEEYSFDYFEKWKFGRKYYNDGLLIIVAINDRKVRIEVGYGLEKIIRDEVAAIIIKEKMIPDFRKGNYFDAIKQGLDSIKSLIIQNQNLIGDQEGINSRWDKIKDKIKK, via the coding sequence ATGAAAATAACGTTCTTATTTCTAAATCTTTTCATTGGAATTATGCTTTTTTTACAATGTAAAGAAAACGATAATTCAAGGAATTCTTTATTAGTTCGCGACGAAGTAAGAATCTTATCTAATGAAGAATATGGAGATCTGAGCAATTCTATACTAGATTTGAAAAATCGTCTTGGATGTGAAATAGCTATACTAATTGTAGATTCAACGGGTCCTAAAACTATTGAAGAATACTCTTTTGATTATTTTGAAAAATGGAAGTTCGGAAGAAAATATTACAACGATGGTCTATTAATAATCGTCGCAATTAATGATAGGAAAGTAAGAATTGAAGTCGGCTATGGCTTAGAAAAGATTATAAGAGATGAAGTTGCTGCTATAATAATTAAAGAAAAAATGATTCCTGATTTTAGGAAAGGGAACTACTTTGATGCAATTAAGCAAGGATTAGATTCAATTAAAAGTCTTATCATTCAAAATCAGAACTTAATTGGTGACCAAGAAGGAATTAATTCCCGTTGGGATAAAATTAAAGACAAAATTAAAAAATAA
- a CDS encoding glycine/betaine ABC transporter permease: MNPFNVLEAIAQFFYWMVYLVNPNFREEEKIKEIERKEHTKLTLSIEKRKSQEKEFKEYDENRKNKINKNEDLIKICFDDPVFCDEYEILIEKLKLEIKKIELKKSFEEEWINTFSNISYGCYCRKKPNINIYNTCPIDENSLDNACKSRQDCISSKNLNWSEKSECNSNFSDFLNKIPYSKQKNFDIMTNEEILVLNANKYKALLSIYKKIN; encoded by the coding sequence ATGAACCCATTTAATGTATTAGAAGCAATTGCTCAATTTTTCTATTGGATGGTTTATTTAGTGAACCCAAATTTTCGCGAAGAAGAAAAAATCAAAGAAATTGAAAGAAAAGAACATACAAAGTTAACTTTAAGTATCGAAAAAAGGAAATCGCAAGAAAAAGAATTTAAGGAATATGATGAAAATCGCAAAAACAAAATAAATAAAAATGAAGATCTTATAAAAATTTGCTTCGACGACCCAGTATTTTGTGATGAATATGAAATCCTAATTGAAAAATTAAAATTAGAAATCAAAAAAATTGAATTAAAGAAAAGTTTTGAAGAAGAATGGATTAATACTTTTTCGAATATTAGTTATGGATGTTATTGTAGAAAAAAGCCGAATATAAATATCTACAATACTTGTCCTATCGATGAAAATTCCTTAGATAACGCCTGCAAATCACGACAAGATTGTATTTCCTCCAAAAATCTGAATTGGAGCGAAAAATCAGAATGTAATTCAAATTTTTCTGATTTCCTTAATAAAATACCCTATTCTAAACAGAAAAATTTCGATATCATGACCAATGAAGAGATTTTGGTTTTGAATGCTAATAAATATAAAGCTCTTCTAAGTATTTATAAGAAAATAAATTGA
- a CDS encoding DUF4136 domain-containing protein — MKKITLLLMMLIISCRTVAITTTDSRRNMNVKPGKYKLISENNDIKAKFLGKIIDYKLNKIGFSTANDKYDFLIKFNYTVTDSREIKSAYSYTNPYGYTTTTFNNTKLYIKYLKIVIEDNKSNLLWESQSNEEGWCPNIISTSPELVVSIFQNFPNDSINVRREFNDYNGETSEIKSAFSDTNWSCQ; from the coding sequence ATGAAAAAAATTACTCTATTACTAATGATGTTAATAATCAGTTGTCGAACTGTTGCAATAACTACAACAGATTCTAGAAGAAATATGAACGTAAAGCCTGGAAAATACAAACTAATATCTGAAAATAATGATATAAAAGCAAAATTCCTTGGAAAAATAATAGATTACAAACTCAATAAAATTGGTTTCTCTACAGCAAATGACAAATACGATTTTCTCATTAAGTTTAATTATACAGTCACTGATTCTAGAGAAATAAAAAGCGCATATTCTTATACGAATCCTTATGGTTACACAACTACAACATTTAATAACACAAAACTTTACATTAAGTATCTTAAAATTGTTATTGAAGATAATAAATCTAATCTCCTTTGGGAAAGTCAAAGTAATGAAGAAGGCTGGTGTCCAAACATTATCTCAACTTCACCGGAATTAGTAGTCTCAATTTTTCAAAATTTTCCAAATGATTCTATCAACGTTCGAAGAGAATTTAATGATTATAACGGAGAAACTTCAGAAATTAAAAGTGCATTTTCTGATACAAATTGGTCATGCCAATAA
- a CDS encoding type II toxin-antitoxin system RelE/ParE family toxin gives MILSFGDKETEKIFNQNFSKRIPPEIQKKALTKLILIDNAEKEDDLKSPPSNRLESLKGDLNGFYSIRINDQWRIIFKFDQGNCNQVSIIDYH, from the coding sequence GTGATTCTTTCTTTCGGAGACAAAGAAACAGAAAAGATATTTAACCAAAACTTTTCAAAAAGGATTCCACCGGAAATTCAAAAGAAAGCTCTTACTAAACTAATTTTAATAGATAACGCAGAGAAAGAGGATGATTTGAAATCTCCTCCTTCTAACAGATTAGAAAGCTTAAAAGGCGATTTGAATGGTTTTTATTCTATTAGAATCAATGATCAGTGGCGTATCATTTTTAAATTTGATCAAGGAAACTGTAATCAAGTATCTATTATTGATTATCATTAA
- a CDS encoding helix-turn-helix domain-containing protein → MKTKTKDFDSLLKKEIKDKNFKSEYDALANEFTLAKEIIKLRKKRHLTQKDLALKIGTSQPAIARLESGNYRNLSLSFINKLAKALDAEPVIHLKSKNI, encoded by the coding sequence ATGAAAACTAAAACTAAGGATTTTGATTCTCTTTTAAAGAAGGAAATTAAGGATAAAAATTTTAAATCGGAGTATGATGCTTTAGCAAACGAATTTACTCTTGCCAAAGAAATTATAAAATTGAGGAAAAAACGACATTTAACCCAAAAAGATCTGGCTCTAAAAATAGGAACTTCTCAACCTGCCATTGCAAGATTAGAATCAGGAAATTACAGGAATCTATCTTTATCTTTTATAAATAAACTTGCAAAAGCTTTAGACGCTGAACCAGTTATTCACCTTAAAAGCAAAAATATTTAG
- a CDS encoding RDD family protein gives MFKIRLLASIIDVILLIAVTYLVSFFNIESYNVQLSINLSIAFAYFSIFNSKIFKGKTIGKAICKISVQNQFFGNLSLIRSCLRAFILILPFYILFYDIESGNFTKDQYKNILSLKTYFSVPLLSFIIISSIFDIPLHRGLHEIVSQSVVIKNKYTYLAFPYQRKVIISAFIGSVIITLISLILNIFFIESRYPSAESKEHLSLLQIVNNYPSIVFLKFKKNDNEIFMKINVPINEFENNLPKILKEWRSQKQSSFDLYKCKINLTYISKPNFQLNDYTKYSRTDELNSKKFYVLFTEYLHTAYNNGESLRFGTCGLAWSATHSSPSRFLALARSAPTLTPTP, from the coding sequence ATGTTTAAAATAAGATTATTAGCTTCTATAATTGATGTAATTCTGCTAATAGCAGTAACCTATCTCGTGTCATTCTTTAATATAGAAAGCTACAATGTTCAACTTTCAATTAATCTTTCGATAGCGTTCGCCTATTTTTCTATCTTTAATAGTAAAATATTCAAGGGAAAAACCATCGGAAAAGCGATTTGCAAAATATCTGTCCAAAACCAATTTTTCGGAAATTTAAGTTTAATCAGATCTTGCTTAAGAGCATTTATTTTAATATTACCATTTTACATCCTATTTTACGATATTGAATCTGGAAATTTTACAAAAGATCAATACAAAAACATTCTCTCTTTAAAAACTTATTTTTCTGTCCCACTTTTATCTTTTATAATCATATCGAGTATTTTTGATATTCCTCTGCATAGAGGATTACATGAAATCGTAAGTCAAAGTGTAGTTATAAAAAATAAATATACTTATTTAGCATTTCCATATCAACGTAAAGTAATTATCTCAGCTTTTATTGGCTCAGTAATTATAACTTTAATTTCCTTAATTTTGAATATCTTCTTCATTGAATCAAGATATCCATCAGCAGAATCAAAGGAACACCTTAGTTTATTACAAATAGTAAATAATTATCCAAGTATCGTTTTTTTAAAATTCAAAAAAAATGATAATGAAATATTCATGAAAATAAATGTTCCCATTAATGAATTTGAAAATAATCTTCCAAAAATACTCAAGGAATGGAGATCACAAAAACAATCATCCTTTGACTTATATAAATGTAAAATCAACCTAACCTATATTTCGAAACCAAATTTCCAACTTAACGATTATACTAAATATTCTCGAACAGATGAATTAAATTCAAAAAAATTCTATGTTCTCTTTACTGAATACTTGCACACAGCGTATAACAACGGCGAATCGCTGCGCTTCGGCACTTGCGGCCTCGC
- a CDS encoding SH3 domain-containing protein: protein MKKLLTILIGITFLVNSCKESNSKKDAVLIKPVKMVVNANGGLRIRKSPDVNSEKIGLIPDGSIIDSYGEILNEMTIDGKTGKWMKIKYLDIVGYSFSGFLIHEDKLSNPVENEKTIDSFRKIIPSLEDINYDYEKDKRSRKLTDYTGTVTFDSTISIYRVISISPGDTEDEFNNYNFVFKNNKLIFSDMNMQSLGLPVSIENHKVKFQRYFGCATDCDEYVQTENYEFNFLSLVLTGETIYDSKYFCENKNESYSSHKKWIANLDGTVKEVIFDKK from the coding sequence ATGAAAAAATTATTAACAATTCTAATTGGAATAACCTTCCTCGTAAATTCTTGCAAAGAATCTAATTCAAAGAAAGATGCAGTCCTTATTAAACCGGTGAAAATGGTCGTAAATGCAAACGGTGGATTACGCATAAGAAAATCACCCGATGTCAATAGTGAGAAAATAGGCTTAATACCTGACGGTTCGATCATTGATTCATATGGAGAAATTTTGAATGAAATGACTATCGATGGAAAAACTGGAAAGTGGATGAAAATTAAATATTTAGACATCGTTGGATACTCTTTTTCAGGTTTTCTTATTCACGAGGATAAATTATCGAACCCAGTTGAGAATGAAAAAACAATAGACTCTTTTAGAAAAATCATTCCTTCACTTGAAGATATAAACTATGACTATGAAAAAGATAAGAGATCAAGAAAATTAACTGATTACACTGGAACTGTTACTTTTGATTCAACTATTAGCATTTACCGAGTTATTTCAATTTCGCCAGGTGATACCGAAGATGAATTTAATAATTACAATTTTGTTTTCAAAAACAATAAACTCATTTTTTCAGATATGAATATGCAATCATTAGGTTTGCCAGTATCTATCGAAAATCATAAAGTGAAATTTCAAAGATATTTTGGCTGCGCCACAGATTGTGATGAATATGTACAAACTGAAAACTATGAATTTAATTTTTTGTCCTTAGTATTAACTGGCGAAACTATTTACGATAGTAAGTATTTTTGTGAAAATAAAAATGAATCTTACTCTTCCCATAAGAAATGGATCGCAAATTTAGATGGAACAGTTAAAGAAGTTATTTTTGATAAAAAATAG